Proteins from a single region of Chlamydia buteonis:
- a CDS encoding NhaD family Na+:H+ antiporter, with translation MLKFQLCALFLFGYIAIVFEHIVRVNKSAVALAMGGLMWLVCFSHMQHADHMILAEEIADMAQVIFFLFAAMAIVELIDAHKGFSLIVRCCYIQSRTLLLWVLIGLSFFLSAALDNLTSIIIIISILKRLVKSREDRLLLGAICVISVNAGGAWTPLGDVTTTMLWINNKVTSWGIIRALFVPSLVCVLIAGICAQFLLKKRSSGIISKDVEIEGSPKKSGLIICIGLGSLLMVPVWKACLGVPPFIGALLGLGLVWLASDWIHSPHGEDRYHLRIPHILTKIDISSITFFIGILLAVNALTFSNVLSELSMSMDRIFSRNVVAIFIGLLSSVLDNVPLVAATMGMYQVPIDDTLWKLIAYAAGTGGSILIIGSAAGVAFMGIEKVDFLWYLKKISWVALASYFGGLFSYFMLERIAMFF, from the coding sequence ATGTTGAAATTCCAATTGTGTGCTCTGTTTTTATTTGGATACATCGCGATTGTTTTCGAGCATATTGTGCGAGTCAATAAGTCTGCTGTAGCACTTGCTATGGGAGGTTTGATGTGGCTGGTTTGTTTTTCTCATATGCAACATGCTGATCATATGATTCTAGCTGAAGAAATTGCTGACATGGCTCAGGTCATTTTTTTCTTATTCGCGGCGATGGCCATAGTTGAACTTATAGATGCACACAAAGGGTTTTCTCTTATAGTGCGGTGTTGTTACATACAATCTAGAACTCTATTGCTTTGGGTACTTATAGGGCTTTCTTTCTTTTTATCAGCTGCTCTAGATAATTTAACTTCTATCATCATTATTATCTCTATTTTGAAACGTTTGGTTAAATCCAGAGAAGATCGGTTACTTTTAGGTGCTATTTGTGTGATTAGTGTGAATGCTGGGGGTGCTTGGACACCTTTAGGAGATGTAACAACAACAATGTTGTGGATTAATAATAAAGTGACCTCTTGGGGAATTATTCGTGCTCTATTTGTGCCTAGCTTGGTGTGTGTGCTTATTGCTGGAATTTGTGCTCAGTTCCTGCTTAAAAAACGCTCTTCGGGAATTATTTCTAAGGATGTTGAGATAGAAGGATCACCTAAAAAAAGTGGTTTAATCATTTGTATTGGTTTAGGTTCATTGTTAATGGTCCCGGTGTGGAAAGCATGTTTAGGGGTTCCTCCGTTTATCGGTGCTTTGTTAGGTCTTGGGCTTGTTTGGTTAGCTAGTGATTGGATTCACTCTCCTCATGGTGAGGATCGCTATCATCTGCGTATCCCTCATATTTTGACGAAGATTGATATTTCCTCAATTACTTTCTTTATAGGTATCTTATTGGCCGTCAATGCTCTAACTTTTTCAAATGTTCTCTCTGAACTTTCTATGAGTATGGATAGAATATTTTCTAGGAACGTAGTTGCTATTTTTATTGGTCTTCTTTCAAGTGTATTGGATAATGTTCCTCTTGTTGCTGCGACTATGGGTATGTATCAAGTCCCAATTGATGATACTTTGTGGAAATTAATCGCTTATGCGGCAGGTACTGGAGGAAGTATTTTAATCATTGGATCAGCTGCTGGAGTTGCTTTTATGGGTATCGAGAAAGTTGATTTCCTATGGTATCTTAAGAAAATTTCTTGGGTTGCCTTGGCCAGTTATTTTGGCGGCCTGTTTTCATATTTTATGCTCGAGCGCATCGCTATGTTTTTTTGA
- a CDS encoding solute carrier family 26 protein, which yields MKVALSFKHLIPKLYTCIKDGYTFNTFKKDFIAGLTVGVLAFPFAIAIAIGVGVSPIQGLLASIIGGFIASALGGSRVLISGPTSAFISILYCISAKYGVEGLFTITLMGGVFLVAFGLTGLGTFIKYMPYPVVTGLTTGLAVIIFSSQIRDFLGLQMGDTIPTDFIAKWIAYWDYLWTWDSKAFAVGLFTLLIMIYFRNYKPRYPGVMIAIIVASTLVWLLKIDIPTIGSRYGALPQSIPLPAFPHLSLTKILQLMPDALTIAVLSGIETLLSAVVADGMTGWRHQSNCQLVAQGIANIATSFFAGMPVTGSLSRTAASIKSGATTPIAGLIHSAFICVILLALAPLTVKIPLTCLAAVLILIAWNMSEIHHFIHLFTAPKKDVVVLLTVFILTVMTTITSAVQVGMMLAAFLFMKQMSDLSDVISTAKFFDENKQTKDDDLFSKSEVPAHTEIYEINGPFFFGIADRLKNLLNEIEKPPKIFILCMSRVPTIDASAMHALEEFFLECDRQGTLLLLAGVKKTPLSDLKRYHLDELIGVDHIFSNTKSALLFAQALINLESKSSH from the coding sequence GTGAAAGTCGCCTTATCGTTTAAACATCTTATCCCCAAACTCTATACTTGTATTAAGGATGGTTATACCTTTAATACATTTAAAAAAGACTTCATAGCCGGACTTACTGTAGGTGTATTAGCATTTCCTTTTGCCATTGCCATCGCTATCGGTGTCGGCGTATCCCCCATACAAGGTTTATTAGCATCCATCATCGGAGGATTTATAGCCTCAGCGTTAGGTGGTAGCCGTGTTCTTATATCAGGACCAACTAGTGCTTTCATTTCTATACTTTATTGCATTTCAGCAAAATACGGCGTTGAAGGGTTATTTACAATCACCCTAATGGGAGGGGTATTCCTAGTAGCCTTTGGACTTACTGGACTAGGAACCTTTATTAAATATATGCCCTATCCCGTCGTCACAGGACTAACAACGGGATTAGCTGTTATCATTTTCTCCTCTCAAATTAGAGACTTTTTAGGTCTACAAATGGGGGATACTATCCCTACAGATTTTATTGCTAAATGGATAGCTTATTGGGATTACCTATGGACGTGGGATAGCAAAGCTTTTGCTGTAGGGCTGTTCACTCTACTCATCATGATTTACTTCCGTAATTACAAACCACGATACCCGGGAGTTATGATAGCAATTATCGTAGCTTCAACACTAGTTTGGTTACTAAAAATTGACATTCCAACGATTGGCAGTCGTTATGGGGCTCTACCACAATCCATACCTTTACCTGCATTTCCTCATCTCAGTCTGACAAAGATTTTACAACTCATGCCAGATGCATTAACCATTGCTGTTCTTTCAGGAATAGAAACCTTGCTTTCTGCTGTAGTAGCTGACGGTATGACTGGATGGAGACATCAATCTAACTGCCAACTCGTAGCTCAAGGCATTGCTAATATCGCGACATCTTTCTTTGCAGGAATGCCTGTAACGGGTTCTTTATCAAGAACAGCTGCAAGTATTAAATCTGGAGCTACTACTCCTATTGCAGGATTAATTCACTCCGCTTTTATTTGCGTGATTCTTTTAGCCTTAGCACCCTTAACAGTAAAAATCCCCCTTACCTGTTTAGCAGCTGTCCTTATTCTTATTGCCTGGAATATGAGTGAAATTCATCACTTCATTCATTTATTTACCGCACCTAAAAAAGACGTTGTTGTTCTCCTAACCGTTTTTATTCTTACGGTTATGACGACAATCACTTCTGCAGTGCAGGTAGGTATGATGTTAGCCGCGTTTCTATTTATGAAACAAATGAGTGATCTTTCTGACGTGATATCCACAGCAAAGTTCTTTGATGAAAATAAGCAGACAAAAGATGATGATCTCTTTTCTAAATCTGAAGTTCCTGCTCATACAGAAATTTATGAAATCAACGGCCCATTTTTCTTTGGAATTGCCGATAGATTGAAAAATCTTCTAAATGAAATAGAGAAACCTCCTAAAATCTTCATATTATGCATGAGTCGCGTACCTACAATTGACGCATCTGCTATGCATGCTCTAGAAGAATTCTTCCTTGAGTGTGATCGTCAGGGAACGCTTTTACTTTTAGCAGGAGTAAAAAAAACACCGCTAAGTGATCTTAAACGTTATCATTTAGATGAACTTATTGGTGTTGATCACATCTTTTCGAATACGAAGAGTGCTCTCTTATTCGCTCAAGCCCTAATTAATTTAGAGAGCAAGTCGTCTCATTAA